The DNA sequence GGCCAACATCATCAAGTTCATTGTTGTTCTGCCATATCCTGAAACTCTTTTGCCTGTTCAAGCATCGTCATCAAAAGCATTATCAACCACCTCAAATAGCAATTTACCAGAAGAATTTAATGTCTAATAACTGGATGCTAAATTCTGCCCCTCACAGGCTTTGGAACTAGTGTTGTGATCGTTTTGGTAGCATTAATTGACAGACAAAAAGAAGATCTGGAACAGCAAAAACATTGCTGAACAAAAGATTGAGCATTATTTCTGATGAAGAATAGCGTTCAACTATTGGCATTCAAAGTCTACTATTAATCATTTATTTACTCATCATAAAATACTTGATTTTATGACTTTCAACCTGTCAATACATGTGATACTGTTCATGTATTCAGATGTTAGACATTCAGTCCACTCAACATAGTCATGAATTAAGGAGTTTCCTATGCCTGAAGTTCTATTTAAAGTCGATCTGACCAAGCCCATGGATCAGCAAGAGATGCCAGGGCATAACCGCTGGCATCCCGACATTCCAGCCGTAGCATCTGTAAATCCTGGAGATGTATTCCGGATTGAATGTAAGGACTGGACAGATGGTCAAATTAAGAACGATGACAACCCAGATGATATCCGTGACGTTGATTTAACAGTTGTTCACGTACTCAGTGGACCTATCTGGGTAAACGGCGCAGAGCCAGGAGATATCTTAGTTGTTGACCTACTCGACATTGGTGCTCTCCAGGGCGATGAATGGGGATTTACCGGTATCTTTGCTAAAAACAATGGTGGTGGATTCTTAACGGATCACTACCCTAATGCAGCTAAGGCTATTTGGGATTTACAAGGTATCTATACATCCTCTCGCCACATCCCTGGCGTACGATTTGCCGGCATCACCCACCCTGGCTTGATTGGCTGTGCCCCCTCCCATGAGTTACTTGCCAAGTGGAATAAGCGGGAATCTGAACTGGTTGCCACTGCACCCGACCTGCGTACCTATGGAGCTGGATTATCGGGCGATCAACCCGTACTAGCTGCCTTGCCAAACCCTACGAATGCGATCCTCGGCTCACTCCCCAAGAGCGACTATGATCGCGTGGCAGCGGAGGCCGCCCGAACCGTTCCGCCTCGTGAACATGGCGGTAACTGCGACATCAAAAATCTCTCTCGGGGTACAAAAATCTACTTCCCCGTCTACGTCGAGGGAGCCAAGCTATCCATGGGCGATATTCACTTCTCTCAAGGAGATGGTGAAATTTCCTTCTGTGGTGCGATCGAGATGTCGGGTTATATTGACCTGCATGTTGATATCATCAAAGGCGGTATGGAAAAGTATGGGATGGTTAACCCCATCTTCAAGCCCGGTCCTGTCGAACCGCGTTACTCAGAATATCTAGTCTTTGAAGGTATTTCTGTGGATGAGTTTACGGGTAAGCAGTACTATATGGATGTGCATATTGCCTACCGTCAAGCTTGCTTAAATGCGATCGAATACTTGAAGAAGTTTGGACTGACAGGAGAACAGGCTTATCTGTTGCTAAGCTGTGCGCCGGTTGAGGGTCGCATCAGCGGCATTGTAGACATTCCCAATGCCTGCTGTACCTTAGCCATTCCGACGGAAATCTTTGACCAAGATATCCTTCCTTGTTAACGTATCTGGTTGAGAGAGGTAGTCATGCCACTTTACGAATTTCGATGTGCAGACTGCGGGCCGTTTGAGCAATGGCGTGCGATGGCAGAAGCCAAGAATCCCATGCATTGTCCTGAGTGCCATGAGGTTGCTAAGCGAATTTTTTCTGCCCCCAGCGTCATGCTGAACTCATCGTTTCGCCTGCGGGAAAAACCGAGCGCTGAACCGAAGTTAGTCAAGCGGGAAGAGCGGGAACCTGCAGCGAACAAATACACCAACCATACCGCGGGTCGTCCTTGGATGTTGAATCACTAACGATTCACGGTGTTGCTTAGATGAGAGATGAATTCACTGAACCAACCCTTGCATCATGGGCTGTTCAGAAATGAATTCATCTCAGAAATCAGCAACGCCCGATTCACCAGTCTTGAGCAGCTCTGAATCAATATCTCTAGTCAGTTGGGACGTAGATTATCTACGCTCCCAACTTTTTTCATTGGGTCAACGTAAGTCTTCACCGAAGGGAGTGTGGTAAGGCGAAAAAAATCAGGATAGAGCAATGCTGAAGGGCGCATCTATGAGCCCTTCAACCAGCGATCGCTCTCCCAGCCAATGCCTTAGAACTGCTGTCCCACATAGATCGAGCGCACATCTCCATTACGACGCACGATCGCTTCCTGGTTGGTGATGGAGACCAGCGTCCAGCCACTGCTGCCAATACTTTCACCCACATAGACCCGCTGGGTGTTGCCGGCAATGTCAAACAACGCTGCCGAGCGATCGCCCAGTTCCAAAACGCCAACCAGCGTATGCACGACTCTAGCAGCCGTGGGTGAGGCTTCCTCCGATGAGAGCCGAGGCGCTGCGTCAGACGATGGTGCTGGTGTCGCGGTGGGAGCCGGAGTGGGGGCTGTTGTAGGAGCTGTTGTGGGAGCTGGCACTGCCGCCGTTGTTTGCGGAGGTTGATACACAGGAATATAGACCCGCTCTAAGACACCAGCCTGCTGCCCTGCCCCGGCTGGAGCACCGGCAACCGGCACAGTCGGCAGTTGATCATCGGGGGCGATCGCCACGGTTGATGAGTCGGAATCACCCGCCCGACGGTTAATGGCATTGAGAGACCGCTGCATGTAGGTTGCAAATTCTTGGTTCTCGGGGGTGGCGGTGCTTACGGGATTCGTGGTGGAAGAGGTGGGAGCGATCGCCCGCGATTGCACATAGTAGGCAACGCCCACCACGGTCAACACCACAATTGAGATCCCCGTAGTCGCCATCATCAGCGCATCTAACCAACTCCGCTGGGGCGGTTCGGGAGTCATTAGATCGGGTTCATCCACCCGAGGCTCAGTCAGCTCATAGGTCTCCGGTTCTGGGGGAGCCAGATCCAGATCGCTGTCCTCCGACGGCGGCACCACAGCCAGCTCTTGCGTGACTGGAGCTGGGGGCTGAGGAGCAGCGATCGCTGTCTCGCCAGGTTCAGGGCCCAACAGGCCTTCCACATCCTCAAACAGCTCATCCATCAAGCGATCGGCATAGCGATCAACGGAAAAAAGAGACTGGGTCGCTGCGGGTGCCTCTGCATCAGGGGCAGGAGCTAGAGCTGGTGGATAGGTGGAGGTATCGTTCGACATGCTGAGTAAACCCGAGTTAACAAAATAGAGTGCGAGCGATCGCTTAGGGAATAGGGGATCTCCATATTCACCTCAACCCAACGGTGCAAGGCTACCCTATCCATGCCTCAAAACTTAACAGGATCATAGCCTGCTCGCCCAGGTTTTGATGCAATTTGACATCGTTATATGCAGCTTTGGAGCCAACATGGTCTCAATACCCCATAGTTGTAACCCAGAGTGCTGATTTACGCTAGCGGGAACCGCCCTAAGCCAGGGTATCAAATGTCGGCAAGTGGGATAAAGTTTGCCATGATTAAAACTGTTGGCAAGTAGCAGATCCCTATGACTATTCTCTTAGCAGGCGATATTGGCGGTACCAAGACTATTTTGCGATTGGTGCAGACCGAGGGCGATCGCCTGACCACCTTGGGTGAGCAGACCTACGCCAGCGGCGAATTTGCCGACTTGGTTCCCATGGTGCGTCGGTTTTTGCAGGATACCCAAAGGACGGAGACACCGCCGGTCAATGCCTGTTTTGCCATTGCTGGCCCGGTGGTGAACAATACTTCCGCCCTCACCAACCTTTCCTGGTCTCTGGAGGGCGATCGCCTCGAAGACGACCTCGGTCTCCAGCATGTGCAGTTAATCAACGACTTTGCGGCCGTCGGCTATGGCGTTTTGGGATTAACCGCCGATGACCTGCATACCCTTCAGGCAGGGCAGCCCGATCCATCTGCGCCGATCGCGGTGATTGGGGCCGGCACCGGTCTGGGACAAGGGTTTTTGATCGCCACCGATGATGACCACCGCATCTTCCCCTCGGAGGGTGGCCATGCCGACTTTGCGCCGCGCTCGGAGCTAGAGTTTCAGCTTTTGAAGTACCTGCTGGAAAAAAACCAAATTACCCGCATTTCTGCCGAGCGGGTAGTTTCAGGGCAGGGCATTGTCGCCATCTATCAATTCCTGCGCGATCGCCAAGTTGCCCAAGAGTCGCCCGAGATGGCCGAGATCATGCTCACCTGGGAGCAGGAAATCGGCAAAGCTGAGAAATCGGTGGATCCGGCCGCCGCCATTTCTCAAGCCGCCGCCCAAAAAGACCATCTCTGCGAACAAACCATGCAGCTTTTTATCGGCGCTTATGGGGCAGAAGCCGGTAACCTAGCCCTGAAGCTCTTGCCCTACGGCGGTTTGTACATTGCCGGGGGCATTGCCGCTAAGAATTTAGAGCTGATGAGCAACGGCTGTTTTATGCAGGCCTTGCAAAGTAAAGGACGGGTGAGCAAACTCCTCGACCAAGTGCCGGTGCATGTGGTGCTTAATCCCAGGGTCGGGTTAATTGGGGCTGCCCTGCGGGCATCTCGACTCTAGCGGCCGGGCGATCGCTTCAGTCCGCCCACAAGAGCGATCGCTAGGGATAAACCAGCCCCCAACCAAAACACCTGAATACCGCCATACTTCCAAACGGGCCCTAGGAGCAACGGAGAGATAAACTGCCCTAGGTTAGCCATGCCGGTGCCAATGGCCAACACACTGGTGCGTAGGTCATTGGTGGTGAGGATGGCCAGGGAATCGTAAAGGTTGGGCATGACGAGACCATAGCCTAGACCAAAGCCCACCGCCGTTAGCAAAATCACCGGCACTTGGGTCAAAAACGGAATGGTCATCAGCATCAGTGCCATCAGCAAAAATCCCGTGGCGATCGCCTTGGCCCGTCCAATCCATTTCGCTAAACGGCTCGCTCCCACCGCCGAGATAATTGCCGCCCCAATGGCCCGAGCCGCCAAAATCGCCCCGTTCACCGTTGGATCGGCATCAATGGCCTGCTTATAGAACAGCGGCGCATAGACAATCACGATATAAAAAACCGCCGATGCTAACAGCAGCGTTGCCAGAAGCATGGCGATGCTCGGCCGCCGCAACATTCGAAACAGTTCCTGGCGCTGCTCGCCTTGGGGAAGGGTAATGCCGGCACCCTTCGCCGTCTCCCGTTCAGGAATAATCAACACCACGGCGATCGCTGTTGGAATGCCCAATCCATAGAGCAAAAAGGCATACTGCCACTGAAACGTTCCCAACCAACCGCCTAACAGCGGGAAGAAAATGCTGGTGGTGGCCAGAGCGCTGGTGGCATAGCCCAACATCCGCGATCGCGCTTCCCCGTCGTAGAGAGTACTGAGCAGACCGATACTCGCCGCCGCAATGCCACCGCTAGCAATACCCACCAGCGCCCGCGCCGCCAACATGCCCCAAAATCCCGAAGCCAACGCCCCCGCCATGCCAAACACCGCATAGGCTACCAAGGCCGGCACCAGCACCTGCCGCTTGCCCAGACGATCCGACAAAATGCCAAACACTGGGCTAAACAGCGCTGTCGTCAAAGTATGCATACTCACCAAGAGCCCAGCCCATTGGGGATCGACCCGCAGCGACTCCACCACCTCCGGAAACACCGGAGACACCACTCCCCCGGTCATGGCCGTCAGCGTTCCTGCTGCCAGCAAAACGGCTAAGAGAGGTAGAGGCTGACGAGGCAAGGAATTCCCTGACGAATTAGACACGAGGCTTCAACAATCCAGTACACATCAGCACTATCTTTGCACGGCCCTGCGCTCCGCTGTTATCCGTTTGGCCACTAACGGTAACCGGTCTACCCCATGCCACGATGCTTGGACGAGTTGTTAAGGGCGATCGCTCCGCAAGCCTGACGCCCCCAAGGGCAGCGTAGGTTCCACCGTAGCCACCACCTCACCCGTTAAATGAGTGTCATAGCCACCTAACCGTTCGAGCTGGGAAATCACCCGCCGGTGGCCCAGCGTGCCTAGCAGGTGCTGCACCGGAGGATCATCAAGGTAGGCCTGTAACGTGACCAGATCGTAATGAGATCGGCGCAGGGGCAGAAACTCCAGCTTGAACATCTCCGCCACCGAAGCCGCACTCATGCCCACATCCGCCTCGCCAGCCAGGATGGCATCCGCCACGTCATGGTGAGAATGCACCACATGATCGAACCCGGCAACCGACTGGGGAGCGATCGCTGCCGCAGCTAAAACCTGCTCCAGCAAGTGACGACTTCCCGATCCCGGCTCACGGTTGATCAAGGTAACATCTGGACGCGCTAAGTCAGCAACGGTCTGGATAGCCTTGGGATTACCAGGAGCCACCAGCATCCCCTCTTGCCAAATTCCTAAATTAATCAGCACCGCCGTCTGCCCTTGGAGCGCCTGCTGCACAAACGGCACATTGAAAGTTTTTGTGTGGGGACAATAGAGATGCACGCCAGCAATATGCACCTCACCCCGCATCAAACGGTCTAAGGCAACCATGCTGTTGGCAAAGGTGAGATGCACCCGTAAACCTGGGTGCCAGCGCTCTG is a window from the Candidatus Obscuribacterales bacterium genome containing:
- a CDS encoding zinc ribbon domain-containing protein; translated protein: MPLYEFRCADCGPFEQWRAMAEAKNPMHCPECHEVAKRIFSAPSVMLNSSFRLREKPSAEPKLVKREEREPAANKYTNHTAGRPWMLNH
- a CDS encoding MFS transporter; this encodes MSNSSGNSLPRQPLPLLAVLLAAGTLTAMTGGVVSPVFPEVVESLRVDPQWAGLLVSMHTLTTALFSPVFGILSDRLGKRQVLVPALVAYAVFGMAGALASGFWGMLAARALVGIASGGIAAASIGLLSTLYDGEARSRMLGYATSALATTSIFFPLLGGWLGTFQWQYAFLLYGLGIPTAIAVVLIIPERETAKGAGITLPQGEQRQELFRMLRRPSIAMLLATLLLASAVFYIVIVYAPLFYKQAIDADPTVNGAILAARAIGAAIISAVGASRLAKWIGRAKAIATGFLLMALMLMTIPFLTQVPVILLTAVGFGLGYGLVMPNLYDSLAILTTNDLRTSVLAIGTGMANLGQFISPLLLGPVWKYGGIQVFWLGAGLSLAIALVGGLKRSPGR
- the fmdA gene encoding formamidase; this encodes MPEVLFKVDLTKPMDQQEMPGHNRWHPDIPAVASVNPGDVFRIECKDWTDGQIKNDDNPDDIRDVDLTVVHVLSGPIWVNGAEPGDILVVDLLDIGALQGDEWGFTGIFAKNNGGGFLTDHYPNAAKAIWDLQGIYTSSRHIPGVRFAGITHPGLIGCAPSHELLAKWNKRESELVATAPDLRTYGAGLSGDQPVLAALPNPTNAILGSLPKSDYDRVAAEAARTVPPREHGGNCDIKNLSRGTKIYFPVYVEGAKLSMGDIHFSQGDGEISFCGAIEMSGYIDLHVDIIKGGMEKYGMVNPIFKPGPVEPRYSEYLVFEGISVDEFTGKQYYMDVHIAYRQACLNAIEYLKKFGLTGEQAYLLLSCAPVEGRISGIVDIPNACCTLAIPTEIFDQDILPC
- a CDS encoding substrate-binding domain-containing protein, which translates into the protein MKDELRNGLKQTRLRLRLSQQDLASMAGVSRQTIGGVESGQTSLSTTVALRLAKALGCRVEDLFWLDHDAAQVEAMPTQGMAVGEALRVTLAKIGGQWVAYPLVGADAFRVDLIPADGETMRHSNQETVAVTLLDDPVNLLNTVVVAGCSPAMSLWARAAERWHPGLRVHLTFANSMVALDRLMRGEVHIAGVHLYCPHTKTFNVPFVQQALQGQTAVLINLGIWQEGMLVAPGNPKAIQTVADLARPDVTLINREPGSGSRHLLEQVLAAAAIAPQSVAGFDHVVHSHHDVADAILAGEADVGMSAASVAEMFKLEFLPLRRSHYDLVTLQAYLDDPPVQHLLGTLGHRRVISQLERLGGYDTHLTGEVVATVEPTLPLGASGLRSDRP
- a CDS encoding glucokinase, which gives rise to MTILLAGDIGGTKTILRLVQTEGDRLTTLGEQTYASGEFADLVPMVRRFLQDTQRTETPPVNACFAIAGPVVNNTSALTNLSWSLEGDRLEDDLGLQHVQLINDFAAVGYGVLGLTADDLHTLQAGQPDPSAPIAVIGAGTGLGQGFLIATDDDHRIFPSEGGHADFAPRSELEFQLLKYLLEKNQITRISAERVVSGQGIVAIYQFLRDRQVAQESPEMAEIMLTWEQEIGKAEKSVDPAAAISQAAAQKDHLCEQTMQLFIGAYGAEAGNLALKLLPYGGLYIAGGIAAKNLELMSNGCFMQALQSKGRVSKLLDQVPVHVVLNPRVGLIGAALRASRL